A genome region from Ligilactobacillus cholophilus includes the following:
- a CDS encoding carbohydrate ABC transporter permease, translating to MKKITGLITWTFIIVLSIITVFPFIYMILGGLMSFPETTSIPPTIIPHHLHFENYIQVFQQAPFLNYFVNTLIISSIDTICVLLTSLLAAFALTTLNFKGKKFVKFLLVSLLMIPSEAIIFTNYNTIAQWGLLNTYIGLFLPFTTSVFYIYYLNSYFQGIPRSIYQAAKISGASNWDYIWKILVPMAKPALTTVGLLSFISGWNSFLWPLLVTNDDKMRLLNNGLANFTSDGGAQTQLQLAAATLTVIPILIVYFIFRKQIIKGVTRDGIKG from the coding sequence ATGAAAAAGATAACAGGTCTAATTACGTGGACTTTTATAATTGTACTAAGTATCATTACAGTTTTTCCATTTATTTATATGATTTTAGGTGGATTAATGTCATTTCCAGAAACAACAAGTATTCCACCAACAATAATTCCTCATCATTTGCATTTTGAAAATTATATACAAGTATTTCAACAAGCGCCATTTTTAAACTATTTTGTAAATACATTGATTATTTCTTCAATTGATACAATTTGTGTTTTATTAACTTCATTATTAGCTGCTTTTGCTTTAACAACACTTAATTTTAAGGGTAAGAAATTTGTAAAATTTCTTTTAGTATCTTTGTTAATGATTCCATCGGAAGCTATTATTTTTACAAACTATAATACTATAGCTCAATGGGGATTATTAAATACTTATATTGGCTTGTTTTTACCATTCACTACGAGTGTATTTTATATTTACTACTTAAATAGTTACTTCCAAGGGATTCCACGAAGTATTTATCAAGCAGCAAAGATAAGTGGTGCAAGTAATTGGGATTATATTTGGAAAATTTTGGTTCCAATGGCCAAACCAGCATTAACAACTGTTGGATTATTATCATTTATTTCTGGATGGAATTCATTCTTATGGCCTTTATTAGTTACAAATGATGATAAGATGAGGCTTTTGAACAATGGATTAGCAAACTTTACTTCTGATGGTGGAGCACAAACACAATTGCAATTAGCTGCTGCAACTCTGACTGTTATTCCTATTTTAATTGTCTACTTTATTTTTAGAAAACAAATAATTAAAGGAGTTACACGTGATGGTATTAAAGGATAA
- a CDS encoding carbohydrate ABC transporter permease: protein MKKHKAKNDWSAWWFLGPALIGIALFSIFPIIRAFIMSFQSGTLISMHWTGLSNYKYVIHDPYFAKALQNTALYAFTVVPIGMIISIAIAWNLFNKVKHSKFFETLFFMPYVTSTIAIGIVFRYIFNGQYGLLNYILKFFNLGTPNWLDDPNMNMITAIIFGIWLSLAFNIVILMSALRGIDSQHYTIAKMYGASDSEVFFKVTLPQLIPTLAFLLTVNLINAFKVYTQIYALFNGQPGIAGSAMTAVYYIFNKFQIVGTPGVAMAATVLLFFVILIISFLQNKLLDKVNHR, encoded by the coding sequence ATGAAAAAACATAAAGCAAAAAATGATTGGAGTGCATGGTGGTTTTTAGGACCTGCATTAATCGGAATTGCACTTTTTAGTATTTTCCCTATAATTAGAGCATTTATAATGAGTTTCCAATCAGGTACTCTAATTTCAATGCACTGGACAGGTTTATCAAATTATAAATATGTTATTCATGATCCATATTTTGCAAAGGCATTACAGAATACAGCTTTATATGCATTTACTGTAGTACCGATTGGAATGATTATTTCAATTGCAATTGCATGGAATTTATTTAATAAAGTAAAACATTCTAAGTTTTTTGAAACATTATTTTTTATGCCATATGTAACAAGTACAATCGCCATTGGTATAGTATTTCGTTATATTTTTAATGGTCAATATGGATTATTAAATTACATTTTAAAATTTTTCAACCTAGGAACACCAAACTGGTTAGATGATCCAAATATGAATATGATTACTGCAATAATTTTCGGTATATGGTTAAGTTTAGCTTTTAATATTGTAATTTTAATGTCCGCATTAAGAGGTATTGACAGTCAACACTATACAATTGCAAAAATGTATGGCGCATCTGATTCAGAAGTATTTTTTAAAGTTACATTACCTCAATTAATACCAACATTAGCGTTTTTATTAACTGTAAATTTGATTAATGCTTTCAAAGTTTATACTCAGATTTATGCGCTATTTAATGGCCAACCTGGAATAGCTGGAAGTGCAATGACAGCAGTATATTATATATTTAATAAATTCCAAATCGTTGGTACTCCAGGTGTGGCAATGGCAGCTACAGTTTTATTATTCTTTGTTATTTTGATAATTTCATTTTTACAAAATAAATTACTAGATAAGGTGAACCATCGATGA
- a CDS encoding ABC transporter ATP-binding protein, protein MIEVSNLNKTYENGYEALKNVNFSVEKGELVCLLGPSGCGKSTLLNIISGLLDATSGDIKFDGKSVLNIAPENRDIGFVFQNYALFPHMTAEENVMFPLTVGKNKISKKEAKKIALKYMELTHITDISQKRPGQLSGGQQQRVAIARALVQQPKVLLMDEPLSNLDARLRLQIREEIRSLVKEVGITTIFVTHDQEEALSIGDRIILLNNGIVQQADQSQNLYLNPTNQFVANFIGNPVIDLFNVSFDDDQLRSSQFSILLNRINQSKLKEPLKSGKYVLGIRPENLQLSSEKSADFQIKVDDIELIGRDRILKFYINQTQYRSLVNIEDLINIGDFINLRFDMDKAFIFKENGERVY, encoded by the coding sequence ATGATTGAAGTTTCTAACCTCAATAAGACTTATGAAAATGGCTATGAGGCATTGAAAAATGTTAATTTTTCAGTGGAAAAAGGCGAATTAGTTTGTTTATTAGGGCCAAGTGGATGTGGTAAATCGACTTTATTAAACATCATTTCTGGGCTATTAGATGCAACATCTGGTGATATAAAATTTGATGGTAAATCTGTTTTGAATATTGCACCTGAAAATCGCGATATTGGTTTCGTATTTCAAAATTATGCTTTATTTCCACATATGACTGCTGAAGAAAATGTAATGTTCCCATTAACTGTAGGAAAAAATAAAATTTCAAAAAAAGAAGCAAAAAAAATTGCTTTAAAATATATGGAATTAACTCATATAACAGACATTTCTCAAAAAAGGCCAGGTCAATTATCTGGTGGTCAGCAACAACGTGTTGCAATTGCAAGAGCTTTAGTTCAACAACCTAAGGTTCTATTAATGGATGAACCGCTCAGTAATTTAGACGCACGTCTTCGGTTACAAATTCGAGAAGAAATTCGTTCTTTAGTGAAAGAGGTTGGTATTACAACTATTTTTGTAACACACGACCAAGAAGAAGCACTTTCTATTGGAGATCGCATTATTTTATTAAATAATGGGATTGTCCAACAAGCAGATCAAAGTCAAAATTTATATTTAAATCCAACAAATCAATTTGTTGCTAATTTTATTGGCAATCCAGTCATTGACTTATTTAATGTTAGTTTTGATGATGATCAGTTAAGATCATCACAATTCAGTATTTTATTAAATAGAATAAATCAATCAAAATTAAAAGAACCATTAAAATCAGGTAAATATGTTTTAGGAATTCGTCCAGAAAATTTACAACTTTCATCTGAAAAGTCTGCAGATTTTCAAATTAAAGTTGATGATATAGAACTTATCGGACGAGATAGAATTTTAAAATTTTATATTAATCAAACACAATATAGATCTCTAGTTAATATAGAAGATTTAATTAATATTGGTGACTTTATTAATTTAAGATTCGATATGGATAAAGCATTTATATTTAAAGAAAATGGAGAACGGGTATATTAA
- a CDS encoding nucleoside hydrolase, with protein sequence MAKYKMILDLDTGIDDALAIAYALATPECDLIGIVCSYGNVITKKAAQNSLDLLELLGHSDIPVFIGAEHSLTTDHFDVMPISQQIHGVNGIGEVELPTAKRPIEKQDGVDFYIEAAHKYQGSLIIVPTGPLTNLAQAIKKDPEIVDLIGHVTLMGGALTIPGNVNPVTEANINQDPEAANQVFQSNLPLTMVGLDVTTRTLLTKNETQIWRELGTKSAIAFADIVDYYIDAYKITSPHLGGCALHDPLAVAAAVDPSLLQTIYLNMKVETEGPYAGRTIGDEKRINDPATTCQAAVNVEKDRFVSMFMDKLSALFNQN encoded by the coding sequence ATGGCAAAATATAAAATGATTCTTGATTTAGATACTGGTATTGATGATGCATTAGCAATTGCATATGCGCTCGCTACTCCCGAATGTGATTTGATTGGTATTGTATGCTCTTATGGTAACGTAATTACTAAAAAGGCAGCTCAAAATAGTTTAGATCTATTAGAATTACTTGGACATTCAGACATTCCTGTTTTTATAGGAGCAGAGCATTCATTAACAACAGATCATTTTGATGTAATGCCTATAAGTCAACAAATTCATGGTGTAAATGGTATTGGAGAAGTTGAATTACCTACTGCAAAACGTCCAATTGAAAAGCAAGATGGTGTTGATTTTTACATTGAAGCAGCACATAAATACCAAGGTTCTTTAATAATTGTTCCTACTGGTCCATTAACAAACCTTGCCCAAGCAATTAAAAAAGATCCAGAGATTGTAGATTTAATCGGTCATGTAACACTTATGGGAGGAGCGTTAACAATTCCTGGGAATGTTAATCCCGTTACTGAAGCAAATATAAATCAAGATCCGGAAGCTGCAAATCAAGTATTTCAAAGTAATTTACCTCTTACAATGGTTGGATTAGATGTTACTACAAGAACACTATTAACAAAAAATGAAACACAAATTTGGCGCGAATTAGGTACTAAATCTGCTATTGCATTTGCCGATATTGTTGATTATTATATAGATGCATATAAAATTACTAGCCCACATCTTGGAGGCTGTGCTTTACATGATCCATTAGCTGTTGCTGCTGCAGTTGATCCTAGTTTATTACAGACAATATACTTAAATATGAAAGTTGAAACTGAAGGCCCATATGCCGGAAGAACGATTGGTGATGAAAAACGTATCAACGATCCAGCAACTACATGTCAAGCTGCTGTAAATGTTGAAAAAGACAGATTTGTATCAATGTTTATGGACAAGTTATCAGCCTTATTTAATCAGAATTAA
- a CDS encoding LysM peptidoglycan-binding domain-containing protein has translation MKLNKVLVSAAAVTGIAAATSVANADSISVKQGDTLSELAEKYNTTVEAIQEANKIEDVNFITVGQQLNIPTQANSTAEQFNNVQVTSDQAAAQQAAAEAEQQKQAQEAAAQQAAAEAEQQKQAQEAAAQQAAAEAEQQKQAQEAAAQQAAAEAEQQKQAQEAAAQQAAAEAEQQKQAQEAAAQQAAAEAEQQKQAQEAAAQQAAAEAEQQKQAQEAAAQQAAAEAEQQKQAQEAAAQQTQTESNSSNQQSTSRSSSNLSSSEEEARAWIVSRESGGDYSARNGQYIGKYQLSESYLNGDYSEENQDYVAGQYVASRYGSWQNAKEHWETFGWY, from the coding sequence ATGAAATTAAATAAAGTCTTAGTGTCAGCAGCTGCTGTTACTGGAATTGCTGCAGCTACATCAGTTGCTAATGCAGATAGCATCTCTGTAAAACAAGGTGATACACTTTCTGAATTAGCTGAAAAATATAATACAACTGTTGAAGCAATTCAAGAAGCAAATAAGATTGAGGATGTCAATTTTATTACAGTTGGGCAACAATTAAACATTCCAACACAAGCAAACTCAACAGCAGAACAATTCAATAATGTTCAAGTAACTTCAGATCAAGCTGCTGCTCAACAAGCTGCCGCTGAAGCTGAACAACAAAAACAAGCTCAAGAAGCTGCTGCTCAACAAGCTGCCGCTGAAGCTGAACAACAAAAACAAGCTCAAGAAGCTGCTGCTCAACAAGCTGCCGCTGAAGCTGAACAACAAAAACAAGCTCAAGAAGCCGCTGCTCAACAAGCTGCCGCTGAAGCTGAACAACAAAAACAAGCTCAAGAAGCCGCTGCTCAACAAGCTGCCGCTGAAGCTGAACAACAAAAGCAAGCTCAAGAAGCTGCTGCTCAACAAGCTGCCGCTGAAGCTGAACAACAAAAACAAGCTCAAGAAGCTGCTGCTCAACAAGCTGCCGCTGAAGCTGAACAACAAAAGCAAGCTCAAGAAGCTGCTGCTCAACAAGCTGCCGCTGAAGCTGAACAACAAAAGCAAGCTCAAGAAGCTGCTGCTCAACAAACTCAAACTGAATCAAATTCATCAAACCAACAATCTACTTCACGTTCATCAAGTAATTTATCTTCATCTGAAGAAGAAGCTCGTGCTTGGATTGTATCCCGTGAATCTGGTGGAGACTATTCAGCTCGTAATGGACAATACATTGGTAAATATCAATTAAGTGAAAGTTACTTAAATGGTGATTATTCTGAAGAAAACCAAGATTATGTTGCTGGACAATATGTTGCAAGTCGTTATGGTTCTTGGCAAAATGCCAAAGAACATTGGGAAACATTTGGTTGGTACTAA
- the greA gene encoding transcription elongation factor GreA: MAEEKTFPMTAEGKKKLEEELEELKTNKRAEIIERIKIARSFGDLSENSEYESAKDEQSFVEGRIKEISNMLNHAEIIDNENVDSDEVSVGKTVTFQEDGEEAETYQIVGAAEADPFNGKISNESPIAQGLVGHKKGEKVSITTPGGDMIVKIISVK; encoded by the coding sequence ATGGCAGAAGAAAAAACTTTTCCGATGACTGCAGAAGGAAAAAAGAAATTAGAAGAAGAATTAGAAGAATTAAAAACAAATAAAAGAGCAGAAATAATTGAACGTATTAAAATTGCAAGATCATTTGGTGATTTATCTGAAAATTCTGAATATGAGTCTGCAAAAGATGAACAATCATTTGTAGAGGGTAGAATTAAAGAAATTTCTAATATGCTTAACCATGCTGAAATCATTGATAATGAAAATGTAGATTCAGACGAGGTTTCAGTAGGGAAAACAGTTACATTTCAAGAAGATGGTGAAGAAGCTGAAACTTATCAAATTGTTGGTGCGGCTGAAGCAGATCCATTTAACGGTAAGATATCAAATGAATCACCAATTGCACAAGGATTGGTAGGTCATAAAAAGGGTGAAAAGGTAAGTATTACAACACCTGGTGGAGATATGATTGTAAAAATTATTAGTGTTAAATAA
- the udk gene encoding uridine kinase, whose translation MSENKKNHRPVIIGVTGGSGSGKTTVSNAILEQLHGHSLAMIQEDAYYKKQDDVPFDQREKVNYDHPNAFDTDLLVDQLKELLQWKPIDIPVYDYTIHTRSDQVIHQEPKDVILVEGILVLNDPRLRDLMDIKIFVDTDDDIRIIRRIQRDIEERGRSLQSVIDQYLATVKPMYHQFIEPSKRYADIIVPEGGENQVAIDLLVTKIRDIIQKNEL comes from the coding sequence ATGTCAGAAAATAAAAAAAATCATCGTCCTGTAATTATTGGTGTAACTGGTGGTTCAGGAAGTGGTAAAACAACTGTATCAAATGCAATCTTGGAACAATTACATGGACATTCTTTGGCAATGATTCAAGAAGATGCATATTATAAAAAACAAGATGATGTTCCATTTGATCAACGTGAAAAAGTAAACTACGATCATCCTAATGCGTTTGATACAGATTTATTAGTTGATCAATTAAAAGAATTATTACAATGGAAACCAATTGATATCCCAGTTTATGATTATACGATTCACACACGTAGCGACCAAGTTATTCATCAAGAACCAAAAGATGTTATCTTGGTTGAAGGTATTTTAGTATTAAATGATCCAAGACTACGTGATTTAATGGATATTAAAATTTTTGTTGATACAGATGATGACATCCGTATTATTCGTAGAATTCAACGTGATATTGAAGAACGTGGCCGCTCATTACAATCTGTAATTGATCAATATTTGGCAACAGTTAAACCAATGTATCATCAATTTATTGAACCATCAAAACGTTATGCTGACATTATTGTTCCAGAAGGTGGAGAAAATCAAGTTGCTATTGATTTATTAGTAACAAAAATTCGTGATATTATTCAAAAAAATGAATTGTAA
- the mltG gene encoding endolytic transglycosylase MltG — translation MIQNKKNKKNKKVSSTPSGTNSTCKSSHVAKNSAAQKIIHWTVGLLIVVFLFFCFLGYRFVQKSLKPLDPNSNQSIEVKIPIGSTNKEIGDILQKKHVIRSGFVFNYYVKSKRLGAFKAGYYNFKPSMSLMQISKTLQKGGSSTPIDSGKVVVREGVTIEQIGDEIQKNTKFKKSDFLNLMKNQDFLNKLKDKYPDLLSSAIGAKDVKYQLEGYLYPATYGINKHETLEQLVENMVKKENQELKPYYKKIKEENMTVQQALTLASIVEGEGTTQESRYIIAGIFENRLQKNMKLQTDVAVTYALGKHKQNISYKDLEVDSPYNLYKNNGLGPGPCNNPPISALKAVLNPKDRDKGYLYFVANMKTGKIYYSKTYEEHQQNVEKVQKDNEYKK, via the coding sequence TTGATTCAAAATAAAAAAAATAAAAAAAATAAAAAAGTATCATCAACTCCATCAGGTACAAATTCAACTTGCAAAAGTTCTCATGTTGCAAAAAATTCAGCTGCTCAAAAAATTATACATTGGACAGTTGGACTATTAATAGTTGTTTTTCTTTTCTTTTGCTTTTTGGGATATAGATTTGTACAGAAATCACTTAAGCCATTAGATCCTAACTCAAATCAATCAATAGAAGTTAAGATTCCAATTGGAAGTACTAATAAAGAGATTGGTGATATTTTACAAAAGAAACATGTTATACGCAGCGGTTTTGTATTTAATTATTATGTTAAATCAAAGCGCTTAGGTGCATTTAAAGCCGGATATTATAATTTTAAACCTTCAATGTCTCTAATGCAGATTTCAAAAACGTTACAGAAGGGTGGTTCAAGTACGCCTATTGATTCTGGAAAAGTTGTAGTTAGAGAAGGCGTCACAATAGAACAAATTGGTGATGAAATTCAAAAAAATACAAAATTTAAAAAGAGTGATTTTTTAAATTTAATGAAAAATCAGGATTTTTTGAATAAATTAAAAGATAAATATCCAGATTTATTATCATCTGCAATAGGTGCAAAAGATGTAAAATATCAACTTGAAGGATATTTATATCCTGCAACGTATGGTATAAATAAACATGAAACATTAGAGCAATTAGTTGAAAATATGGTAAAAAAAGAAAATCAAGAATTGAAGCCATATTATAAAAAAATTAAAGAAGAAAATATGACGGTCCAACAAGCATTGACATTAGCTTCAATTGTTGAAGGAGAAGGAACAACGCAAGAAAGCCGTTATATTATCGCAGGAATTTTTGAAAATCGATTGCAAAAAAATATGAAACTTCAAACAGACGTTGCGGTAACCTATGCATTAGGTAAACATAAACAAAACATTTCTTATAAAGATTTAGAAGTGGATTCACCATATAATCTTTATAAGAATAATGGATTAGGACCTGGTCCATGTAATAATCCACCAATCTCTGCTTTAAAAGCAGTTCTTAATCCTAAAGATCGAGATAAAGGATACTTATATTTTGTTGCAAATATGAAGACGGGTAAAATTTATTATTCGAAAACATATGAAGAACACCAGCAAAATGTTGAAAAAGTTCAAAAAGATAATGAATACAAAAAATAA
- the pheT gene encoding phenylalanine--tRNA ligase subunit beta, translated as MKVSTKWLNEYVKVDDIKPVDLGEKIERTAVEVDDVSRREDGQKKIVVGHILECVPHPNSDHLHICQVDVGEEEPYQIVCGAPNVKKGQNVIVALPNSWIAGHVKIKKGKMRGEISMGMICGLQEIGFPDKIVPEEFSDGIYVLPETAIPGDSIFDYLGMNEDVIDIDITPNRGDMLSMRGVAYEVAAIYNRNVKFPTPQVQEDADLHIEDYLTLDATSNDLVSPYKVRMVKNVKVKPSPLWLQRRLWNAGIKPVNNVVDVTNYVLMDYGQPIEAYDFDKLKDKEIKIRYASNGEKLTTINEDKIELKESDVVVTVNDEPISLAGIIGGQETSVTEMTQNVVLCAAKYNPSLVRKTARRENIHSESSQRFERGINIQTIQEAIDYAVMLVSDLCEGDIISDTLEINQEQEKNVNIEITSERINKVLGTSLCDEEIIDIFERLGFKTSKDELGTLIVNVPSRRWDIQIPADLIEEVARIYGYDNIPTILPIMPLTEGHYTKSQKIIRSARKLLESSGLTQAISYGLTTETKAKRFMLAESETTQLDFPMSSDHTTLRMNLISGLLDDVAYNQARKVNNVALYEQGRVFIRNKDQERPEDIEYIAGALSGLFHEATWHDDKKVVDFYLVKGIVQHLLNSLGITQNISYIATDEFEEMHPGRTAKIFINNEFIGLIGEVHPNLLKELKIKTTYIFELDLQKIIELPKDNEIYIPISKYPEIKRDMALLVPNNITNEQIVKTIKKNGGQYLVDVKLFDLYQGKNIDDGFKSLAYTLVYSDNSGTLNDEKVNDAFNKVTDKLKEELNIKVR; from the coding sequence GTGAAAGTTTCAACAAAATGGCTTAATGAATATGTAAAAGTTGATGATATTAAACCAGTAGACTTAGGCGAAAAAATTGAAAGAACTGCGGTTGAAGTTGATGATGTTAGTCGACGTGAAGATGGGCAAAAGAAAATTGTTGTTGGTCACATTTTAGAATGTGTTCCTCATCCTAATTCTGATCATCTTCATATTTGTCAAGTTGACGTTGGAGAAGAAGAACCTTATCAAATAGTTTGTGGTGCTCCAAATGTTAAAAAGGGGCAAAATGTAATTGTAGCTTTACCTAATTCATGGATTGCTGGACACGTGAAAATTAAAAAGGGAAAGATGCGTGGCGAAATTTCAATGGGAATGATTTGTGGATTACAAGAAATTGGTTTTCCAGATAAAATTGTTCCAGAAGAATTTTCTGATGGAATTTATGTTTTACCAGAGACTGCAATTCCGGGTGATTCAATCTTTGATTATTTAGGGATGAATGAAGATGTTATTGATATTGATATAACTCCAAATAGAGGAGATATGTTAAGTATGCGTGGAGTAGCTTATGAAGTTGCTGCAATTTACAACCGTAATGTAAAGTTTCCAACTCCACAAGTACAAGAAGATGCTGACTTACACATTGAAGATTATTTAACTTTAGATGCTACATCAAATGATTTGGTATCACCATATAAAGTTAGAATGGTAAAAAACGTTAAAGTTAAGCCAAGTCCATTATGGCTACAAAGACGTCTCTGGAATGCTGGAATTAAACCAGTAAATAATGTTGTTGATGTTACTAATTATGTTTTAATGGATTATGGTCAACCAATTGAAGCTTATGATTTTGATAAATTAAAAGATAAAGAAATCAAAATTAGATATGCTTCAAATGGAGAAAAATTAACAACTATAAATGAAGATAAAATAGAGCTTAAAGAATCAGATGTAGTTGTTACAGTTAATGATGAACCAATTTCTTTAGCTGGTATCATTGGTGGACAAGAAACTAGTGTAACTGAAATGACTCAAAATGTTGTTTTATGTGCTGCAAAATATAATCCATCACTTGTAAGAAAAACTGCTCGTCGTGAAAATATACATTCAGAGTCTTCACAAAGATTTGAACGTGGTATTAACATTCAAACAATTCAAGAAGCAATTGATTATGCCGTTATGTTAGTTTCAGATTTATGTGAAGGGGATATTATTTCTGATACGTTAGAAATAAATCAAGAACAGGAAAAAAATGTAAATATTGAAATTACATCAGAACGAATTAATAAAGTTTTAGGTACATCATTATGTGATGAAGAAATTATTGATATTTTTGAACGTTTAGGTTTTAAAACATCAAAAGATGAACTAGGAACGCTAATTGTCAATGTTCCATCTAGAAGATGGGATATTCAAATTCCAGCAGATTTGATAGAAGAAGTAGCTCGGATTTATGGATATGACAATATACCTACTATATTACCTATAATGCCATTAACAGAAGGACATTATACTAAATCTCAAAAAATTATTAGGTCAGCTAGAAAGTTATTAGAAAGTTCAGGATTAACTCAAGCAATTTCATATGGATTAACAACTGAAACAAAGGCAAAACGATTTATGTTAGCTGAATCCGAAACTACACAATTAGATTTCCCAATGAGTTCAGATCATACGACTTTGAGAATGAATCTAATTAGCGGATTATTAGATGATGTTGCATATAATCAAGCTCGAAAAGTGAATAATGTAGCACTTTATGAACAAGGAAGGGTATTTATACGCAATAAAGATCAAGAACGACCTGAAGATATTGAATATATTGCAGGTGCATTAAGCGGATTATTCCACGAAGCAACTTGGCATGATGATAAAAAAGTTGTTGATTTTTATCTTGTAAAAGGGATTGTGCAACATTTATTAAATTCATTAGGAATTACTCAAAATATTTCATACATTGCAACAGATGAATTTGAAGAAATGCATCCAGGACGTACAGCAAAAATATTTATTAATAATGAATTTATTGGATTGATTGGTGAAGTTCATCCAAACTTATTAAAAGAATTAAAAATTAAAACAACTTATATATTTGAATTGGATTTACAAAAAATAATTGAATTACCAAAAGATAATGAAATTTATATTCCAATTTCTAAATATCCTGAAATAAAACGTGATATGGCATTACTAGTACCAAATAACATCACAAATGAACAAATTGTAAAAACAATTAAGAAAAATGGCGGTCAATACTTAGTTGATGTAAAATTATTTGATTTATATCAAGGTAAGAACATTGACGATGGTTTCAAATCTCTTGCATATACACTAGTATATTCAGATAATTCTGGAACACTTAATGATGAAAAAGTAAATGATGCTTTTAATAAAGTTACTGATAAATTAAAAGAAGAATTAAATATCAAGGTGCGTTAA
- the pheS gene encoding phenylalanine--tRNA ligase subunit alpha, with protein sequence MSLQTRLTELRDQGLKDIQSAENSEMINDIRVKLLGKKGSITEVLRGMRELDKEERPKVGALANKIRDELSNAIVTRQNEIEAEKIAKKLEKEKIDVTLPGVPVKEGQAHVLAQIIDEIEKLFLGLGFQIIEGPEVEEDHYNFEMLNLPPDHPARDMQDTFYITDKTLMRTQTSPVQARTLEKHDFSKGPLKMISPGKVYRRDTDDATHSHQFHQVEGLVVGENISMADLKGTLELVAKTIFGEDRDIRLRPSYFPFTEPSAEVDVSCFKCGGKGCQVCKQSGWIEVLGAGMVHPNVLQMAGVDPDVYGGFAFGLGPDRFAMLKYGVDDIREFYLNDLRFLNQFSQKG encoded by the coding sequence ATGAGTTTACAAACACGACTAACTGAATTACGAGATCAGGGATTAAAAGATATTCAAAGTGCAGAAAACTCAGAAATGATTAATGACATTCGGGTTAAACTTTTAGGGAAAAAGGGATCTATTACTGAAGTATTACGCGGAATGCGTGAATTAGATAAAGAAGAACGTCCTAAAGTAGGTGCATTAGCAAATAAAATTCGTGATGAACTTAGCAATGCAATTGTAACTCGTCAAAATGAAATAGAAGCTGAAAAGATTGCCAAGAAATTAGAAAAAGAAAAAATTGATGTTACACTTCCTGGTGTACCAGTCAAAGAAGGACAAGCTCATGTTTTAGCTCAAATTATTGATGAAATTGAAAAACTATTTTTGGGATTAGGTTTTCAAATAATTGAGGGACCAGAAGTTGAAGAAGATCACTATAATTTTGAAATGCTAAACTTGCCGCCTGATCATCCAGCAAGAGATATGCAAGATACATTTTACATTACAGATAAAACATTAATGAGAACGCAGACATCACCTGTTCAGGCACGTACATTAGAAAAACATGATTTTTCAAAGGGACCACTTAAAATGATTTCTCCAGGAAAAGTTTATCGTCGTGATACAGATGATGCAACTCATTCACATCAATTTCATCAAGTAGAAGGTTTAGTAGTTGGTGAAAATATTTCTATGGCTGATTTAAAAGGTACTCTAGAATTAGTTGCTAAAACAATTTTTGGTGAAGATCGTGACATCCGTTTGCGTCCAAGTTATTTTCCATTTACAGAACCATCAGCTGAAGTAGATGTTTCATGTTTTAAGTGTGGTGGCAAAGGTTGCCAAGTATGTAAGCAAAGTGGATGGATTGAAGTATTAGGTGCAGGAATGGTTCATCCAAATGTATTACAAATGGCTGGAGTTGATCCGGATGTATATGGAGGATTTGCTTTTGGATTAGGGCCAGACCGTTTTGCAATGCTTAAATATGGTGTAGATGATATTCGTGAATTTTATTTAAATGATTTAAGATTCTTAAATCAATTCTCTCAAAAGGGATAG